One Acetobacterium sp. KB-1 DNA segment encodes these proteins:
- a CDS encoding ECF transporter S component has translation MKNPKTNDLVKLSFFVAIIVLLAVTPFLGYIPLGFTRATIIHIPVIIGSIMLGPFYGAFLGFVFGLTSLINNTFNPTVTSFVFTPFYSLGTYSGNFWSLVICFVPRILVGVVPHYVYRGMKKVKSNDVMALGFAGVAGSLTNTLLVMNFIYLFFGQSYAEVKNVAVSTLYGVILSVIAINGIPEAIVAGILTTAICKALLRYTGKSVLHIE, from the coding sequence ATGAAAAATCCAAAGACCAACGATTTGGTCAAACTATCCTTTTTTGTGGCGATTATCGTCTTGTTGGCAGTAACACCGTTTCTTGGCTATATTCCTTTGGGATTTACCCGAGCCACCATTATTCACATCCCCGTCATTATTGGCAGCATTATGTTAGGACCATTTTATGGCGCCTTTTTGGGCTTTGTTTTTGGGCTGACCAGCTTAATCAACAATACCTTTAATCCCACAGTGACATCTTTTGTGTTTACTCCGTTTTATTCCCTGGGAACCTACTCTGGTAATTTCTGGAGTTTAGTGATTTGTTTTGTACCCAGAATTCTTGTTGGTGTGGTACCCCATTATGTCTATCGGGGTATGAAAAAAGTAAAAAGTAATGATGTTATGGCTCTTGGTTTTGCCGGTGTTGCAGGATCATTGACCAACACTCTTTTAGTAATGAATTTTATTTATCTATTCTTTGGACAAAGTTACGCTGAAGTTAAAAATGTGGCTGTTTCGACCCTGTATGGGGTGATTCTTTCGGTAATTGCTATTAATGGTATCCCGGAAGCGATTGTGGCGGGTATTCTCACCACTGCGATCTGCAAGGCACTATTGCGATATACCGGCAAATCGGTCCTGCATATAGAATAA
- a CDS encoding nucleoside deaminase produces MISINKKNNLQKIMAVAIETAKAGAARGEVPIGAVLVCEGRIIARAHNQKECLADPTAHAEMLAIRAAAKKLRRWRLDDCQLYVTAEPCVMCMGAIIQARIPMLVYGATEKKFGGVESTARLGQHPMLPKNMEIYAGICEQVCEELLKDFFENRRNKDA; encoded by the coding sequence GTGATATCGATCAACAAAAAAAACAACCTCCAGAAAATCATGGCTGTGGCGATTGAGACGGCAAAAGCAGGGGCGGCCCGGGGCGAGGTTCCGATCGGAGCGGTGCTGGTTTGCGAGGGCAGAATCATTGCCCGGGCCCATAATCAAAAAGAATGCCTGGCAGATCCCACTGCCCATGCCGAGATGTTGGCAATCCGGGCCGCGGCAAAAAAACTTAGGCGCTGGCGGCTGGATGATTGCCAGCTCTATGTCACTGCCGAACCCTGTGTGATGTGTATGGGAGCCATTATTCAGGCTCGAATTCCCATGCTGGTTTATGGTGCTACCGAAAAGAAATTCGGAGGCGTGGAGTCCACAGCCCGGCTGGGACAACACCCGATGCTCCCCAAAAATATGGAAATCTATGCCGGAATCTGCGAACAGGTATGTGAAGAATTATTAAAAGATTTTTTTGAGAATAGGAGAAATAAAGATGCATAA
- the ilvC gene encoding ketol-acid reductoisomerase, with translation MAKLFYDTDCNLGLLDGKTVAIIGYGSQGHAHALNLKESGVNVIVGLYEGSKSWPIAEAAGLKVMTAAEATKAADIVMILLPDERQAAIYKESILPNLEAGNSLVFAHGFNIHYGQIIPPADVNVFMIAPKGPGHTVRSQYQEGRGVPCLIAVYQDPSGNTHDLGLAYASGIGGGRAGILETTFKEETETDLFGEQAVLCGGVTALMKAGFDTLVEAGYQPESAYFECVHEMKLIIDLVVQGGLGYMRYSISDTAEYGDYITGSKIITEDTKKAMKGVLNDIQDGTFARNWILENQANRPYFNAVRRIETETQVEKVGAELRTMMSWIKK, from the coding sequence ATGGCAAAACTATTTTATGACACAGATTGTAATCTGGGGTTACTCGATGGAAAAACAGTTGCAATTATTGGATATGGAAGTCAGGGACATGCCCATGCACTAAACTTAAAAGAATCAGGTGTGAATGTTATTGTTGGCCTTTATGAAGGCAGCAAATCCTGGCCAATTGCTGAAGCAGCAGGACTCAAAGTTATGACCGCAGCTGAGGCCACAAAAGCAGCGGATATCGTCATGATTCTTCTTCCCGATGAAAGACAGGCAGCGATCTATAAAGAAAGCATTTTACCAAACCTTGAAGCTGGCAACAGCCTTGTTTTTGCTCATGGTTTCAATATTCATTACGGCCAGATCATTCCCCCTGCTGATGTCAATGTCTTTATGATCGCACCAAAGGGACCAGGACACACAGTCAGAAGTCAATATCAGGAAGGCCGAGGGGTTCCCTGCCTGATTGCTGTTTATCAGGATCCATCAGGCAATACTCATGATCTGGGATTAGCTTATGCTTCCGGAATCGGCGGCGGTCGTGCCGGCATCCTTGAAACAACGTTCAAAGAAGAAACCGAAACTGACCTTTTTGGTGAACAAGCAGTTCTTTGCGGCGGTGTAACGGCCCTGATGAAAGCTGGTTTTGATACCCTGGTAGAAGCCGGATACCAACCAGAAAGCGCCTATTTTGAATGTGTTCACGAAATGAAACTGATCATCGATTTAGTAGTTCAGGGTGGACTCGGTTATATGCGTTATTCGATCAGTGACACCGCTGAATATGGCGATTACATTACGGGTAGCAAAATTATCACTGAAGACACCAAAAAAGCCATGAAGGGTGTTCTTAATGATATTCAAGATGGTACCTTTGCCCGTAACTGGATCCTTGAAAACCAGGCTAACCGACCATACTTCAATGCCGTCAGACGGATTGAAACAGAAACTCAGGTTGAAAAAGTTGGCGCTGAATTACGAACCATGATGTCCTGGATTAAAAAATAA
- a CDS encoding 2-isopropylmalate synthase: MSRIVKIFDTTLRDGEQSPGCSMNLKEKLEMAKQLERLRIDVIEAGFAIASPGDFESVQLVANEIKNATVASLARSTEKDISTAYEALKGAVNPRIHYFLATSDIHMEYKLRMSPEAVLEKAIAMGKFARNLCGEVEFSAEDASRTRPEFLYQVLEGVINQGVTIVNVPDTVGYTTPGEYFKFIEGIRNNVPNIDKATISVHVHDDLGLGVANSLAAIQAGAGQVECTVNGIGERAGNAALEEIVMALKTRHDVYQVDTNIDTTQIYRSSRLLSKLTGVRVQPNKAIVGENAFAHESGIHQHGMMANKETYEIMTPESIGLKENKMVLGKHSGKHAFVDKLTSLGYTLNDEEVLDLFSQFKVLADKKKVISDKDILALVEQKQLAIPEVYSLDRFVISTGNTISTAATIRLRKNGDLIEGVSLADGPISAGFKAISELVDCDLTLIDYGVTAVTDGTDAQGEAQVKISDGTNVYHGRGLSTDIIDASLKAYVDAVNQMHYIKDSQSKESKEQESKNS; the protein is encoded by the coding sequence ATGAGCAGAATCGTAAAGATATTTGATACCACCCTTCGAGATGGGGAACAGTCACCGGGTTGCAGTATGAACCTGAAAGAAAAATTAGAGATGGCGAAACAACTCGAACGTCTGAGAATTGACGTCATTGAAGCCGGATTTGCCATTGCATCGCCTGGTGATTTTGAGTCGGTTCAGTTGGTTGCTAATGAGATTAAAAATGCCACCGTGGCCAGTTTGGCCCGCAGTACGGAAAAAGATATAAGCACCGCCTATGAGGCGTTAAAAGGCGCCGTTAACCCCCGAATTCATTATTTTTTGGCGACCTCGGATATTCACATGGAGTACAAGCTGCGGATGTCACCGGAAGCGGTGCTGGAAAAAGCCATCGCAATGGGAAAATTCGCCAGAAATCTTTGCGGTGAGGTCGAGTTTTCTGCTGAAGACGCCTCCAGAACCCGGCCGGAGTTTTTATACCAGGTCTTAGAAGGGGTTATCAATCAGGGGGTTACCATTGTTAACGTCCCGGATACGGTGGGTTATACTACCCCAGGTGAATATTTTAAGTTTATTGAGGGCATCCGCAACAACGTCCCCAATATTGACAAGGCGACTATTTCGGTTCATGTTCATGATGATTTAGGTTTGGGTGTGGCCAACTCCTTAGCTGCCATTCAGGCCGGTGCCGGCCAGGTAGAGTGTACGGTTAACGGGATCGGCGAACGGGCAGGTAATGCAGCGCTGGAAGAAATTGTGATGGCACTAAAAACCCGTCATGATGTTTACCAGGTGGATACCAATATCGATACCACTCAAATCTATCGCTCCAGTCGTTTATTATCTAAGCTTACTGGGGTTCGGGTACAGCCGAATAAAGCCATTGTCGGCGAAAATGCCTTTGCCCACGAATCGGGAATCCATCAACATGGAATGATGGCCAATAAAGAAACCTATGAAATCATGACGCCGGAATCGATCGGCTTAAAAGAAAATAAAATGGTACTGGGTAAACACTCCGGTAAGCATGCTTTTGTGGATAAACTGACGTCCCTGGGCTATACCTTAAACGATGAAGAAGTTCTGGATTTATTCAGTCAGTTTAAGGTTCTGGCGGATAAGAAAAAAGTCATTTCTGATAAAGATATTCTGGCTTTGGTGGAACAAAAACAATTGGCGATTCCGGAAGTTTATTCCCTGGACCGTTTTGTCATTAGTACCGGGAACACCATTTCCACCGCCGCGACCATCAGGCTTCGGAAAAATGGTGATCTCATCGAAGGGGTATCGCTGGCTGACGGACCGATTAGTGCCGGGTTTAAAGCCATTAGCGAATTAGTCGACTGTGATCTGACCCTGATTGATTATGGGGTTACTGCCGTTACTGACGGAACTGACGCTCAGGGCGAAGCTCAGGTGAAAATATCTGACGGCACCAATGTCTACCATGGTCGGGGACTGAGTACTGACATCATCGATGCCAGTTTAAAAGCTTATGTGGACGCTGTCAACCAGATGCACTATATAAAAGACAGCCAAAGTAAAGAAAGTAAGGAACAAGAAAGTAAGAATTCGTGA
- a CDS encoding DUF362 domain-containing protein, whose amino-acid sequence MHNKSKVYFTTLRTTGSNNILKKLEKLVTAAGMTDIDFENKFAAIKIHLGEPGNLAYLRPNYAKVIVDMVKEKGGKPFLTDCNTLYVGRRKDALEHLDAAYENGYNPFVTGCHVIIGDGLKGTDDIEVPLTGGECVTSAKIGRAIMDADVFISMTHFKGHESTGFGGVLKNIGMGCGSRRGKMEMHSSSKPFVKEKKCRSCEMCGKICAVAAISYRQADGKASINHDICVGCGRCIGVCPFDAISPKYDESNDILNKKIAEYTKAVVDGRPQFHISFVIDVSPNCDCHVENDLPIIQDVGIFASMDPVALDMACADACNKARILRGSYAEERIVENEVQNLSELDVFTLVHPETNWKVSVDHAVKLGLGNKEYEITEV is encoded by the coding sequence ATGCATAACAAATCAAAGGTGTATTTTACAACCTTACGGACAACTGGTTCTAACAATATCTTAAAAAAGCTGGAAAAACTTGTCACCGCCGCGGGCATGACCGACATCGATTTTGAAAACAAATTTGCGGCCATTAAGATTCATCTGGGTGAACCGGGAAACCTGGCTTATCTCAGACCGAATTATGCCAAAGTCATTGTCGATATGGTTAAAGAAAAAGGCGGGAAACCCTTTCTCACCGATTGTAATACCCTTTATGTGGGACGACGAAAAGATGCTCTGGAACACCTGGATGCGGCCTACGAGAATGGCTACAACCCTTTTGTTACGGGGTGTCATGTCATTATTGGCGATGGTCTGAAAGGAACTGATGATATTGAGGTGCCACTTACAGGCGGCGAATGTGTGACTTCAGCCAAAATCGGCCGGGCTATTATGGATGCGGATGTTTTTATTTCGATGACCCATTTCAAGGGGCATGAAAGTACCGGCTTTGGTGGCGTATTGAAAAACATTGGCATGGGATGCGGTTCCCGGCGGGGAAAAATGGAAATGCATTCCAGCAGTAAACCCTTTGTTAAGGAAAAGAAGTGTCGAAGTTGTGAAATGTGTGGCAAGATCTGTGCGGTTGCGGCTATTTCATATCGACAGGCGGATGGCAAAGCCAGCATCAATCACGATATCTGTGTGGGCTGCGGCCGCTGTATCGGGGTCTGTCCTTTTGATGCCATCTCACCTAAATACGATGAAAGCAATGATATCCTCAATAAAAAAATCGCCGAGTATACCAAGGCTGTGGTAGACGGCCGTCCCCAGTTCCATATCAGTTTTGTGATCGATGTTTCGCCTAACTGTGACTGTCACGTCGAGAACGATCTGCCAATCATTCAGGATGTTGGTATCTTCGCATCGATGGATCCGGTAGCACTGGATATGGCCTGTGCGGATGCCTGTAACAAGGCCCGGATTCTTAGGGGTAGCTATGCTGAAGAACGGATTGTCGAAAATGAAGTTCAAAATCTGTCGGAACTGGATGTATTCACTTTGGTTCACCCGGAGACAAACTGGAAGGTCAGTGTTGATCATGCTGTCAAGCTGGGTCTGGGTAATAAGGAATATGAGATCACAGAGGTATAA
- the cimA gene encoding citramalate synthase, translating to MSEKILVFDSTLRDGAQAEGISFSVEDKIRVVETLDKMGIDYIEAGNPGSNPKDIEFFNRIKGIQLKHAKLVAFGSTRRGGIAVEDDANLRAILETETPGVAIFGKSWTFHITDIIKTTLAENLKMIEETMAYLKAQGKDVTFDAEHFFDGYKNDPAYAIEALLAAQQGGADCLALCDTNGGTLTHEIQEIVTDVKKKLKIPLGIHCHNDSGLAVANSLMAVHAGARQVQGTFLGYGERCGNANLATIIPNLQLKMGFHCLADAELAKLTSSAIRIAEISNYALTGREPFVGKSAFAHKGGMHIDAVMKNPASFEHVSPEAVGNERRILMSEVSGRSTIIQLMNEVDPSLTKKSKETTRVMDRIKELEYQGYQFEGAESSIKLLIRKELGLHKPFFTLEDFKTIGEQTHTKDALSSSAVVKINVDGQSEINAAEGDGPVNALDKALRKALEVFYPKISEVRLTDFKVRVIDSKSATASKVRVLIESSDGVDIWTNVGVSTDIIEASLIALIDSIEYKLLNDEEREQY from the coding sequence ATGTCAGAAAAAATATTGGTCTTTGATTCAACACTCAGAGACGGGGCTCAGGCCGAGGGAATCTCTTTCTCAGTTGAAGACAAAATCCGCGTGGTGGAAACGCTGGATAAAATGGGGATTGATTATATTGAAGCCGGAAACCCCGGTTCGAATCCAAAAGACATTGAGTTTTTTAATCGGATTAAAGGTATCCAATTGAAACATGCTAAGCTGGTGGCCTTTGGCAGCACCAGACGGGGCGGCATTGCTGTAGAGGATGATGCCAATCTAAGGGCAATCCTGGAAACAGAGACCCCGGGGGTAGCCATCTTTGGTAAAAGCTGGACCTTCCACATCACGGATATTATTAAAACGACGCTGGCCGAAAATCTGAAAATGATCGAAGAAACGATGGCCTATTTAAAGGCTCAGGGCAAAGACGTGACCTTTGATGCCGAGCATTTCTTTGATGGTTATAAAAACGATCCGGCCTATGCCATCGAAGCCCTGCTGGCAGCCCAGCAAGGGGGAGCCGATTGTCTGGCTCTCTGCGATACCAACGGTGGCACCCTGACGCATGAAATTCAGGAAATTGTCACCGATGTGAAAAAGAAATTAAAAATTCCGCTGGGGATTCATTGCCATAATGACAGCGGTCTGGCCGTGGCTAACTCACTGATGGCTGTTCATGCCGGGGCCCGTCAGGTTCAGGGAACCTTCCTGGGCTATGGTGAACGCTGTGGAAATGCCAATCTGGCGACCATCATTCCAAATCTTCAGCTAAAAATGGGCTTTCACTGTCTGGCGGATGCTGAACTTGCAAAGCTGACATCTTCTGCGATTCGGATTGCCGAGATTTCTAACTATGCTCTTACTGGGCGCGAACCTTTTGTGGGGAAATCAGCCTTTGCCCACAAGGGTGGCATGCATATTGATGCGGTTATGAAGAACCCGGCTTCCTTCGAGCATGTCTCACCAGAGGCGGTGGGAAATGAACGACGGATTTTAATGTCCGAGGTTTCTGGTCGCAGTACGATCATTCAGCTGATGAACGAAGTAGACCCGAGTCTGACCAAGAAATCCAAAGAAACCACGCGCGTGATGGATCGCATTAAAGAGTTGGAGTACCAGGGGTATCAGTTTGAAGGCGCCGAAAGCAGCATCAAGCTTCTGATTCGCAAGGAACTGGGGCTGCACAAGCCGTTCTTCACGCTAGAAGATTTTAAAACTATCGGGGAACAGACCCACACCAAGGATGCTCTCAGTTCCTCTGCCGTGGTAAAAATCAATGTCGATGGTCAATCGGAAATCAATGCCGCCGAAGGCGACGGCCCGGTCAATGCCCTCGATAAGGCGCTTAGAAAAGCGCTGGAAGTTTTTTATCCAAAAATCAGCGAGGTGCGCCTCACCGACTTTAAAGTTCGGGTCATCGATTCAAAGTCCGCTACCGCCTCCAAGGTTCGGGTTTTAATTGAGAGTTCCGACGGGGTCGACATCTGGACCAATGTCGGAGTTTCTACCGATATTATTGAAGCTAGTCTGATCGCTCTGATCGACTCGATTGAGTACAAGTTGTTAAATGATGAGGAACGGGAGCAATATTAG
- a CDS encoding bifunctional UDP-sugar hydrolase/5'-nucleotidase produces the protein MKNWKKELSLVVMLLLVFTCSGTTALAATVNDDQTITLRIVHTNDIHSRYTYSTQNNTLGFAKLKTIINQKSPDLVVDAGDIFHGQSFATIETGGSIAELMAAVGYDAMAPGNHDFNYGSARLLELGTMANTKILGSNVTYSDAGNPFFNDDYLIKEIAVAGEVIKIGVFGLISPDIYSDTAPANVAGLSFGTQESVIANARQNVATLDAQGCDVIVALTHIGDSDNGTLMRSDAIAEGAPGIDVIVDGHTHDVENREVNGTLIVQTGCFFSAVGEVEIILNANDEQPDPEDVSYSILDQTASLTTVAQATDELIPADPIVAALTAEIEAREDPIKKQVVGNTPVKLGGTTDNIWQDIRLGELNLGRALSDSYRFITGADIAVENAGGIRALIPAGDINKGQVIDVLPFGNYLVTKSVTGADLKKMLETSIEIGINNQIANDKNDNSWPSNSGSYLQWSGITAQYDLTKPMGERVFSAQVGGTDLEPNHYYTIACNNYLATSSDYPGLQDAAVINEYSACDEAFISYLQNAGADRFMVAINTPNVTAGTTPQPAPNPQPVQKQSANNPRTGYGQWGWGLIVRSVFRF, from the coding sequence ATGAAAAACTGGAAAAAAGAACTGAGCCTGGTGGTGATGCTACTGCTTGTGTTTACTTGTTCTGGAACAACAGCCCTGGCAGCAACCGTCAATGATGATCAGACTATCACCCTGAGGATTGTCCACACCAATGATATTCATTCCCGTTACACGTATAGTACTCAAAACAATACCCTTGGTTTTGCCAAACTAAAAACCATCATCAATCAGAAAAGTCCCGATCTTGTTGTTGATGCCGGGGATATTTTTCATGGACAGTCCTTTGCCACGATTGAAACCGGTGGTTCCATTGCAGAACTGATGGCCGCAGTGGGCTATGATGCGATGGCACCGGGGAATCACGATTTTAATTATGGCAGCGCTCGGCTGCTGGAACTGGGTACCATGGCCAATACTAAAATTCTGGGTAGTAACGTGACGTATAGCGACGCGGGGAATCCCTTCTTTAACGACGACTATTTAATCAAAGAAATAGCGGTGGCTGGCGAAGTGATTAAGATTGGTGTGTTTGGACTGATCAGCCCGGATATTTATTCGGATACGGCCCCGGCCAATGTGGCCGGACTGAGCTTCGGCACGCAGGAATCGGTGATTGCCAATGCCAGGCAGAACGTGGCGACGCTGGATGCACAAGGGTGTGATGTGATTGTCGCCCTGACCCACATCGGGGATTCAGATAACGGGACCTTAATGCGCAGTGATGCCATTGCCGAGGGGGCGCCGGGAATTGATGTGATTGTCGATGGCCATACCCATGATGTCGAAAACCGGGAAGTCAATGGCACCCTGATTGTTCAAACCGGCTGTTTCTTTAGTGCGGTCGGTGAGGTTGAGATCATCCTGAATGCAAATGATGAACAGCCTGATCCCGAGGATGTCAGCTATTCTATTTTAGATCAAACCGCCAGCTTGACAACGGTAGCTCAGGCAACAGATGAGCTTATTCCGGCTGACCCGATCGTGGCGGCTCTAACGGCAGAAATTGAAGCCCGGGAAGACCCGATTAAGAAACAGGTAGTGGGAAATACCCCGGTAAAACTGGGTGGCACCACCGATAATATCTGGCAGGATATCCGGTTGGGTGAGCTGAATCTGGGCAGAGCTCTGTCTGATAGTTACCGTTTTATCACCGGTGCTGATATCGCAGTTGAAAATGCCGGGGGAATCCGGGCATTAATTCCTGCCGGGGATATTAATAAGGGTCAGGTTATTGACGTATTGCCTTTTGGCAATTATCTGGTGACCAAGTCGGTGACTGGTGCTGATCTTAAAAAAATGCTGGAAACCAGTATTGAAATCGGCATTAATAACCAGATTGCCAACGACAAGAATGATAATTCCTGGCCCAGTAATAGTGGTAGCTATCTGCAATGGAGCGGCATCACCGCCCAGTATGATTTAACTAAACCGATGGGCGAGCGGGTCTTTTCGGCTCAGGTTGGTGGCACGGATTTAGAACCAAACCACTACTACACCATCGCCTGCAATAACTATCTGGCCACTAGCAGCGACTACCCGGGTTTACAGGACGCCGCTGTCATCAATGAGTATTCGGCCTGTGATGAAGCCTTTATCAGTTATCTACAAAATGCCGGTGCGGACCGTTTTATGGTGGCCATCAATACCCCTAACGTTACCGCTGGAACAACGCCTCAACCGGCGCCCAATCCTCAACCGGTGCAAAAACAGTCAGCCAATAACCCCCGAACCGGCTATGGACAATGGGGCTGGGGGTTGATAGTCCGATCAGTCTTTCGCTTCTGA
- the leuB gene encoding 3-isopropylmalate dehydrogenase produces the protein MDYKIAVIPGDGIGPEIVGASIKVLDKIAEKFNHTFNYTEVLAGGAAIDACDNPLPQETVDICLDSDAVLLGALGGPKWDNLPGDKRPEAGLLGLRKSLGLYANLRPAILYEELKAACPLKPEIIGEGLDIMVVRELTGDVYFGEKGRDGDFAAWDIMKYTRPEVLRIAKKAFEIAMKRDKKVTNVDKANVLEVSRFWRSCVEEVAKDYPEVELNHLYVDNAAMQLVINPKQFDVIVTGNLFGDILSDEASMITGSIGMLPSASMADGKFGMFEPIHGSAPDIANQDKANPIHGSAPDIANQDKANPIHGSAPDIANQDKANPIATIVSVAMMLRYSLDLIAEADAIEAAVKKTLAQGYRTGDIFSAGMALVGTTQMGQKIIDNL, from the coding sequence ATGGATTATAAAATAGCCGTAATTCCCGGAGACGGAATCGGCCCTGAAATTGTCGGGGCCAGTATCAAGGTTTTAGATAAAATTGCCGAAAAGTTCAACCACACCTTTAATTATACCGAAGTGTTGGCCGGTGGTGCTGCCATAGATGCCTGTGATAACCCGTTGCCTCAGGAAACTGTGGACATCTGTTTAGACAGCGATGCCGTTTTACTAGGGGCCCTGGGTGGACCAAAGTGGGACAACCTTCCCGGTGACAAACGACCAGAAGCCGGTTTGTTGGGCCTGCGAAAAAGCCTGGGCCTGTATGCCAACCTGAGACCAGCCATCCTTTATGAAGAATTAAAAGCCGCTTGTCCCTTAAAACCGGAAATCATTGGCGAAGGCCTCGACATTATGGTGGTTCGGGAGCTGACCGGAGATGTTTATTTTGGTGAAAAAGGCCGGGACGGCGATTTTGCGGCTTGGGATATCATGAAATACACCCGGCCGGAAGTTTTGCGGATTGCCAAAAAAGCCTTTGAAATTGCCATGAAGCGTGATAAAAAAGTGACCAATGTGGATAAAGCTAATGTTCTGGAAGTTTCCCGTTTCTGGAGAAGCTGTGTCGAAGAAGTGGCCAAGGATTATCCCGAGGTCGAACTAAACCATTTATATGTTGATAATGCTGCCATGCAACTGGTTATCAACCCCAAACAGTTTGATGTCATTGTTACGGGTAACCTTTTTGGTGATATCTTATCTGACGAGGCCAGCATGATTACCGGTTCGATCGGAATGCTGCCATCAGCCAGTATGGCCGATGGTAAATTCGGAATGTTTGAACCCATCCATGGTTCCGCTCCGGATATTGCGAATCAGGACAAGGCCAACCCCATTCATGGTTCCGCTCCGGATATTGCGAATCAGGACAAGGCCAACCCCATTCATGGTTCCGCTCCGGATATTGCGAATCAGGACAAGGCCAACCCCATTGCGACGATCGTATCCGTGGCGATGATGTTGCGTTACTCCCTGGATCTGATTGCCGAAGCCGATGCCATCGAAGCCGCTGTAAAAAAAACCCTGGCTCAAGGCTATCGCACCGGTGATATCTTCTCAGCCGGGATGGCCCTGGTAGGCACCACTCAAATGGGTCAAAAAATTATCGATAATTTATAA
- the coaBC gene encoding bifunctional phosphopantothenoylcysteine decarboxylase/phosphopantothenate--cysteine ligase CoaBC translates to MKNILRNKTVILGITGSIAAYKMANVASSLTKMGCDVQVMMTKNAQEFIAPLVFESLTGNKCIVDTFDRNIRYDVAHISLAKRADLFMVAPASANVIGKINAGIADDMLTTTIMACHCPKLIAPAMNTAMYENPIVQNNLKSLKKLDYKIIDPAVGMLACKDVGAGKLPDEKLLIDHILREIAFFHDLKGKKIIITAGPTCEAIDPVRYITNHSSGKMGYALAQAAMLRGAEVTLISGKTALTPPAFVNLIPVVTASEMCSQVMDHFEATDIVIKAAAVADFKPTEVATQKIKKRDGQPVINLTPTIDILKTIGEKKRSDQFICGFSMETENMIENTREKLCFKNVNMMVANNLKEKGAGFNTPTNRVTIMTLEKTEALPLLSKDAVAHRVLDAIVDEL, encoded by the coding sequence ATGAAAAATATATTAAGAAATAAAACCGTTATTCTGGGTATTACTGGAAGCATCGCCGCTTATAAAATGGCCAATGTAGCCAGCAGCCTGACCAAAATGGGTTGTGATGTTCAGGTTATGATGACAAAAAACGCCCAGGAATTTATCGCCCCCCTGGTCTTTGAGAGTTTAACTGGTAATAAGTGTATTGTTGATACCTTTGACCGCAATATCCGTTATGACGTGGCCCATATTAGTCTGGCCAAACGGGCCGATCTTTTTATGGTGGCACCGGCTTCGGCCAATGTCATCGGTAAAATCAATGCTGGAATTGCCGATGATATGCTCACCACCACCATCATGGCCTGTCACTGTCCCAAACTCATTGCCCCAGCTATGAATACCGCCATGTACGAAAACCCGATTGTCCAGAATAATCTAAAAAGCTTAAAAAAGCTGGATTACAAGATCATCGATCCCGCTGTCGGCATGCTGGCCTGCAAGGATGTGGGGGCCGGAAAACTACCGGATGAAAAATTACTAATCGATCATATTCTCCGGGAAATTGCCTTTTTCCATGATCTCAAAGGAAAAAAAATTATCATTACTGCCGGACCAACCTGCGAAGCCATCGATCCAGTGCGCTATATTACCAATCATTCCAGCGGTAAAATGGGTTATGCCCTGGCCCAGGCGGCCATGCTCCGGGGTGCCGAAGTAACCCTTATCAGCGGCAAAACGGCTCTCACCCCACCAGCCTTTGTCAACCTTATCCCGGTTGTGACCGCCAGTGAAATGTGCTCCCAGGTGATGGATCATTTTGAAGCAACTGATATTGTCATTAAAGCTGCTGCTGTTGCCGATTTCAAGCCGACCGAAGTAGCCACCCAAAAAATTAAAAAACGGGACGGACAACCGGTAATTAACCTGACACCGACCATTGATATTTTAAAAACCATTGGTGAAAAGAAACGTTCTGATCAGTTTATCTGTGGCTTTTCGATGGAAACGGAAAATATGATCGAAAATACCCGAGAAAAACTATGTTTCAAAAACGTGAACATGATGGTGGCTAATAATTTAAAAGAAAAAGGAGCCGGTTTTAATACCCCTACCAATCGGGTAACCATAATGACCCTTGAAAAAACTGAAGCACTTCCGCTCTTATCCAAGGATGCGGTGGCACACCGGGTTCTCGATGCGATCGTGGATGAACTGTAA